In Thermoplasmata archaeon, the genomic window CGGCGGAGTGGTCGATCCTTGCCGAGCTCGCCCCGCGGCCGGAGGAGCTCGTCCTGCCCAAGGCGACCCCGAGCTTCTTCGTGGGTACGCCGCTCGAATCCCTCCTGCGCGTCCGAGGGATCGACACGCTCGTGCTCACCGGCGTCAGCACGGACGGTGGCATCATGGGGACCGCCCGGCATGCGGTGAACCTCGGCTTCTTCGCCCTCGTGGTCGAGGACGGCGTCGGCGCGATGACCGCCGAGGCCCACTCGCGGGCGCTCGAGGTCCTGCGCGCGCTCTGCGACGTGGAGACGAGCCCGGAGGTCATCGCCCGCCTTCCGGCGCGCGCCTAGCCCCTCGGACCAGCCGGGCCCGCCGGTCGTACCTCATGGCCGTCGCGGGAATGCCCCTCGGGGGCGCGCCGCCTCGGCAGGCCGTGACCGAGCGCTTCGACGTGATGGTCCTCGGCGGAGGGCTGTTCGGCTCGAGCCTGGCGTACTACCTGGTGCGGGAGGCGGGGCTACGCACGCTGCTGGTCGACCTCGCGCCGGATCCGGAGCGGCCCAGCGCCACCGCCACCAGCGCCGGCATCCTTTCGGTCCAAGGCTGGGATCCCTGGGACCTGGCCCTGGTGGAAGAGTCGGCGGAGGAGTACGGTCGGATCTCCGAGGAGGAGGGCGAGCCCGGCCTGCATCGCAACGGCGGCCTCCGGGTCGCGCGGACGGACGAGGGGGTCCGGTGGCTCGAGCGGGTCCGGCGGGTGCTGGGGGAGCAGCACGTCGAGTCGATCGCCGTCAACGCCGCGCGGGCCCGCGAGCTCCTGCCCTGGGCCGATCTCGACGACGTTCGGCAGGGGTTGTTCACCCCCGACGACTCGGTGGTCTGCACGACCGGGCTGCAGGCGGCCTTCCGTCGCGCCGCCGCGCGCGCCGGGGCCGACGTGCGACAGCTCTCCCAGCCGGCAGCGATGGAGGCCCGCGACGGCGGCACCTGGGCTCTCGGCGAGCCGGTGTCGGTCGAGGCCGAGCGCGCGGTCGTGGCCTGCGGCGCGAGCACGCAGCGGATGCTGTCGGCGATCGGTCATCCGCTGCCCCTGGTTCCGTTCCGGGCCCAGGCGGTCCGCCTGCGGCCGCAGCCGCTACGGGAGGCGTTCCCGACGCTGCACGATCTGGACCTGAACCTCTACCTCCGTCCGGAGCCGTTGGGCCGGTGGCTCGCGGGCGACGGGACCGGCACCCGGCCGGAGGATCCGGGCGTCTGGCGTGCCTCGGCCGATCCCGAGTTCGTCCGGCGGATGACGCGGTCGGTCACTGAGCTTCACGACGGCGTCGGCTCCGTTCGGGTGGAGGCGGCCTGGAGCGGCCTGTGCGTCGCTTCGCCCGACCGCTTTCCGCTCGTGGGACGCGTGCCGCAGGCGCCGGGGCTCCACGTCGCGAGCGGATTCAACGGTCTCGGGACGATGCGCTCGGCCGCTCTCGCGCGTCGAATGGCGGACGCGCTGCGCACCGGCGGCTGGGAGCGGCTCCGCCCCGCGGATCCCGCCCGCTTCGCCGGGCCGATCGCGCCGTTCGACCCCCGACCGCAGTTCCCGCTCGAGGCCGGTCCCGACGTCCCCCTTCCCGAGGATGCGGGGCCCCGGGCCCGCGGGCCGTCGTGGCCTGCGGGCCCTCCTCGCGCTGAGGAACCCTCACGCGTCCTCCGACGGATCGAGGAGGTCGATGGGCTGCGCTGGTCCTCGCTCTCCGACTGGTTCGACCCGTTCCTCGGCCTGTTCGCACGGGACGCGATCCGCACCGGGGGGCGAGCGGAGGTCGTGGAGGAGGACGGGCTCGTCCGGGGACTACTCCTCGTCGGCTCGAGCGAGGGCATTGGGTCGGGCTTCACCCGGGAGCGACGGATTGCCCAGCGGTACCTCGAGCCGACGGAGTCGGCCGGGGTCTATCTCGAACTTCCGTGGCGTCCGGGCGGCCGGATCGTCGAGGTGTTCGCCGCGGACCTGCGGGACTGGCAGCCGACCCAGCCGCCCCACCATCCGGTGCGCATCGCCGGACGGGATGACCTCCCACGGATCGGGACGCTCATGCGCGCCGAGCTCGGGCGCGGCGTCGATCCGTGGCTCGCCACCCTGCCGCGCCCGGAAGAGACCGCCTTCATCTGCGAGAGCCAGGGCAGCATCGTCGGCGTCAGCTGGCTGTCCCGAGTGGGCCGGTTCGCGCGCGGCCACTCGTTCGTCGTCCATCCCCGATATCGGGGGCTCGGCATCGGCACGGACCTGCTGAACGCTCGCATGCTCTGGCTCTCCCAAACGGGCGGCCGGTCCGTCGTCAGCGAGATCTACGACCGGAACCTCGCGTCGCGGACCGCCGCGGAGCGCGCGGGGATGGCCCTCGTCGGGCGGATGTACCACTTCCAGAGCCGTCGACCCGACCCCCGACGCGCTAGGTTCGAGGCGCCCCACACCGGGGGCAGACCGTCGCCGTCGAGTCCATGAGCGTGCCACAGTAGCGGCACGGCACCTTGACCGTCTCCCGGATCACGACCTGCTGCACGGCCGGCTGATCGCCGGGGATCAGATGGACCGGCGGCGGGGCGTACGCTGGCATCGTTCCGGGCATCGGAGTCGTCGGGTGACGGGGGAGGTTCGCGCGAGCCGAGCGTCGCCGGGAGAGCGCGATCACGATCCCCCCGACCACGATCACCACGACGACGATCCCCACGATCACGAGCAGCCAGGGCACGGGCGGCGGCGAGGAGGCGGCCGGCGGCGCGGGAGCCGGCGTCAGGGCGAAGGTCGTCTCAGTGTCGGTCAGGGTGTCCGTATAGGTGAAGCCGTCGCCCGCCGCATCCGAGTCGGCCTCGCGGTAGACGTACGCGACGACGTAGCCGGTCCCCGGGTCGAAGTACTCCTTCCAGTTGTAGACCGCGGTGAACTGCCCATAGGCGTCGTCGCGCTCATAGGTCCCGTTGCCCTCGGTGAAGATCGTCGCGACGTACCCCGTCGAGCTGCCGGAGTACGGGAACGGAACGTCCGTGGAGACGACCTGCATCGGGCTGTTCAGCAGCTCCAGCGTCGCCCCGTCGCCGAGGCTGTTGTTGAGATAGAACCACACGAACGGGTCGACGTAGCCGGACTGGTTGTCGGTCCCGTTCAGGTAGTGGAACGTCACGGCGGAGAACGAAAAGGTCCCGTGCTCCGACCACGGGTACTCCACCCCCTGGTTGTTCTCGTAGGTTCCGGCGGAGGCGTACGTGGCGTTCGCCGTCCCGTTGGGCGCGACGCTCATCACGGCGATCGACCCGTTGTAGTAGCTGGCCTCGGTGTAACCGGAGTAGCTACCGGTCCCGCGGCCGACTGTTACCGACTCCGAGTAGTGGAGCGCGTCCCCCGCGCGCGGAAGGTAGTGGCCACCGACCCCGCTCGCGGCCCCGCTCGGGAGGCACAGCAGCGCGAGCACGGACAGGAGCAGCACCGCCGCCCCGCGGCTCATCCTCCGAACCCTCCGCCGACGAAGCCGCCACCGCCGGCCCCGACCGCATGGATGTGGCCGGGGTGGACGCCGCCGATGGCACTGTACGTGGCGAAGTAGTTGCTGTGAACGACGAGCACCGGAATCCACATCCGCGCGGGCGTCGTCGCGTAGGAGAAGTTCGGATACGTCGCCGGCGCCGTCTGCGTCGGGTCGAGCTCGTTGACGCTGCGGACGTCGACGCCGTGCACGAGCCGGATCGCGAGCGTGATCAGCTCGGCCTGCGACATCGGGCCGGTGCGCTGGCCCAGGATCTCGTAGGCCTTCTCGAGCAGGTTCAGCGTCTCGTTCGCCTCGAGCACGGGGATCGACGCGAGGACCGCGGCCCCGACCAGCGGGTACTCCAGGTACGCCCCCACGCCCCGGGCGAGGATCGCCATCTTCGTCCCGACGGTCTCCGCCGGCAGGTTCGACAGCGCGAGGTACGCCGACGAGAGCTCGGTGTCTTCGCTCACCGAGTAGCCCCAGGACGCGAAGAGGGCGCGCAGGTTCGTGAAGGCCCGCGCGAGATCGTCGTGCGGCTGGTTGACGATCGCGAGGAGGGCGGCCGCCTCGTACGACGCGGTCAGGAGGAGGAACTGACGCAGGGACTCGGTGGCGTACGTGCCGTCCGCCCGCCGGCCGGAGAGCAGGATCGCCGCGACGCCCGTCGCGGCCTCGGCCGGAACGCCCAGCTCGTCGACCGCCCGGAGGAGCTCGCCGAGCTGCGAGACCGAGCCCTCCAGCGGCTGGTTCACGCTGCTGACGACCTCGGCGGCCATCAGACGGTTCTCGTCGTTGCGGCTATAGCGGCCCACCGCCTCGTACGCGTTGAGGAACGCGGGCACAGACTGCGCGGAGGCCGTCGGCTGCTTGGCGAGGCCGATGGCGACCGCCCAGAGGTAGGTCGGATCGACCTCGGGGAGCGCAGGGGCGAGCGAAGCATGAAGCGAGGCGGATCGGCTGGCGATCCCGTCCAATTCGGCGTCGATCGCCTTCGCCTGGGTCCAGTACGACGCGAACTCCTCGTCCCCCACGCGGTACAACGCGACGTTGAGGTCCCGCAGTGCGACGCGACCGGCGGTCGTGATCGCGATGAACCGACCGTCGTAGGGGAGCACGAGGTCGAGCTCGGCCTGCTTGACCAGGAGCTGCTGAAAGTCGGCCTGACGTTTGGCGAGGTCGGCCTCGAGGGCCTGGAGCGCCGCCTGCTCCTCGTTGAGGCGGTCGACGGACGCCTCCTCCTTGTCCACCCCTTGCAGATGGAAGAGGACGGAGTGCGTCCGGCGCGTGTCCGCCGCGACCGCGTCGGCCTGCTGCTGTTGACGGGCCTGCTCGTCCGCGATCGCCTGCTGTGCCGCCTGGAGCTGGGCGACCTCCGCCTCCAGCTGCGAGCGCTCGTCCGCGGAGAGGACGTCCACGAGTCCGAGCTGTTGGAGCTCCGCGAGGTCCGTCTCCGGGATCGTTGCGGTGACCGAGCGGGCGCTGACGGCCTGCAGGAACGTCGCGAGATGGGTGCAGTCGGTCACGCCCGGTCGAGGAGAGGGAACGCCGTATTAAGGGCCTCGTCGCCCAGGGCGTTGCGGATGCGCAGAACGTACTCGCTCGGCGTGCGCTCGAGCCGCACGTACCGGTCCTGCGCGAGCGCGCGCTCGAGCAGGGAGGCCAGCTGCTCCTTGCGAGGGCCGGCCCCTCCGAAGCGTCGCACCCGCTCGCGGTCGATCTGCTCGTAGGCGAAGAGGAACTCGTAGAGCGAGCGGTAAATCTGGTCCTCGATCTTCTCGGCGATTCGCTCTCGGTCGACCTCCACTTCCTCGATTCCCTCGAGATCGACGAAGTACACGGTTCCGTCCGGAGCGATCACCGCGTCCTTGTCGAGCCACACGTCATGGAAGTCGAGGCCGCAGAGTCGTCCGCTCGTCGGGTCCCGCCGCAGGGTCCTCGCAAAGAGTGTGAGCAGCGGGATCGCGGAGCGAAGGAACGCGACCTCGAAGGCGAGAGCGCGCGCCGGGGAGTCGACCCCGAAGCGGTCGAAGACGTCCCGGACCCCGGTGCCCACCGTGCTGCGCGCGTGGAAGTAGATGCGCACGTTCGAGGGGACGAGCCGAAGCTCCTGGACGATCGGTCCGCGGAATCGCCGGAACCAGTGCAGCGATCGGATCCGCTCCTCCAGCGCGGAGGGCAGATGGGCCACCTTGACGACGGGGGCGATCCGGAACCCCTCGATCGAGGTGAGGTCGGCACGCTCCGACGCGGCGAGCGCGATCCGGGCGTGTTCCAGTCCCTGCCCACCGTACGGGGACCCGCGGAGCCAGACCTCGCCGGTGATGTACCGCGGCGGGTCCGCCGGGGATCGACCGCACGACGGCTGGGCGAGCCGGCGGCGCAGCTCGGGATCGTCCGTGAGTCGATCGAGCGCGGATGCCTCCAGCGGACGGGCCACGAACGGCTCCACGGTCGAGCCGATCCCCTTCACCGAGAGATGGAAGTCGGTGCCGTCCAGGGTGGCGACGGGATCCGGCGAGACCGCTCCCCGGTGGTCATCCTCCAGGAACGCTCGTATGCCGAGCGTGGGTTCGTCCACGAATCCGGTGAGAGAGACCGGAAGGAAGAATCGGTCGAGGGCGGAGAGGTCGTGCTGCGCGAAGCGGCAGTTGGTCGTGGTCCGCCCGGG contains:
- a CDS encoding isochorismatase family cysteine hydrolase; this translates as MAVEPLELRRSSLIVWDMQMGIAGRAFNRAALVPVVADLIAAYRARGLPVIFSQHTSPPEGWANPAMARSMARRGLPAGGVRFTAGAAEWSILAELAPRPEELVLPKATPSFFVGTPLESLLRVRGIDTLVLTGVSTDGGIMGTARHAVNLGFFALVVEDGVGAMTAEAHSRALEVLRALCDVETSPEVIARLPARA
- a CDS encoding FAD-dependent oxidoreductase; this encodes MAVAGMPLGGAPPRQAVTERFDVMVLGGGLFGSSLAYYLVREAGLRTLLVDLAPDPERPSATATSAGILSVQGWDPWDLALVEESAEEYGRISEEEGEPGLHRNGGLRVARTDEGVRWLERVRRVLGEQHVESIAVNAARARELLPWADLDDVRQGLFTPDDSVVCTTGLQAAFRRAAARAGADVRQLSQPAAMEARDGGTWALGEPVSVEAERAVVACGASTQRMLSAIGHPLPLVPFRAQAVRLRPQPLREAFPTLHDLDLNLYLRPEPLGRWLAGDGTGTRPEDPGVWRASADPEFVRRMTRSVTELHDGVGSVRVEAAWSGLCVASPDRFPLVGRVPQAPGLHVASGFNGLGTMRSAALARRMADALRTGGWERLRPADPARFAGPIAPFDPRPQFPLEAGPDVPLPEDAGPRARGPSWPAGPPRAEEPSRVLRRIEEVDGLRWSSLSDWFDPFLGLFARDAIRTGGRAEVVEEDGLVRGLLLVGSSEGIGSGFTRERRIAQRYLEPTESAGVYLELPWRPGGRIVEVFAADLRDWQPTQPPHHPVRIAGRDDLPRIGTLMRAELGRGVDPWLATLPRPEETAFICESQGSIVGVSWLSRVGRFARGHSFVVHPRYRGLGIGTDLLNARMLWLSQTGGRSVVSEIYDRNLASRTAAERAGMALVGRMYHFQSRRPDPRRARFEAPHTGGRPSPSSP